In Pseudomonadales bacterium, the genomic window TTGATGGTCAGAAGCTTTTGAACCGCTATCAAAAACCGATTCCGCTTTCGACAAAAACTCTGCTTTCCATTTCGAGATCTGGTTCGGATGAAGCTCGTGTTTTTTGGCCAACTCCTGAACAGTTGAACGTTCACTAAGTGCTTCCAGCACTACTTTGGTCTTGAATTTT contains:
- a CDS encoding transposase yields the protein MLEALSERSTVQELAKKHELHPNQISKWKAEFLSKAESVFDSGSKASDHQEDTEKLYKVIGQQKVEIDFLRKASQ